The bacterium genome includes a window with the following:
- a CDS encoding gamma-glutamyl-gamma-aminobutyrate hydrolase family protein (Members of this family of hydrolases with an active site Cys residue belong to MEROPS family C26.), translated as MRTLVVNCYREKAEEKIKGYTTQVERFTDVVEVPWGVLEPAYDLADYSAVVISGSQWLLSIEDPPAPLTEFVRGLKLPALGICFGHQLFARAAGTQVLSGELIERNETVIVSEPGSLFHGMEPELEFLESHREYVVAEPIERAGWHLMARSASCEVEAMHHPTRPLYGVQFHPERSGPNGEKLFDNFYHQIVFPFSKGAYQHPRGQFYR; from the coding sequence GTGAGAACACTTGTAGTAAACTGCTACCGTGAGAAGGCCGAAGAGAAGATCAAGGGCTACACTACTCAGGTCGAGCGCTTTACCGATGTCGTCGAAGTGCCATGGGGAGTTCTCGAGCCCGCATACGACCTTGCAGACTACTCGGCGGTCGTGATTTCCGGCTCGCAGTGGCTGCTGTCAATTGAGGACCCGCCGGCACCGCTGACCGAATTCGTGCGAGGCCTGAAGTTGCCGGCGCTGGGTATCTGCTTCGGGCATCAACTTTTCGCCCGGGCGGCGGGGACGCAGGTCCTGTCGGGAGAGTTGATAGAGCGAAATGAGACAGTCATCGTCTCTGAACCGGGTTCGTTGTTTCACGGCATGGAGCCGGAATTGGAGTTTCTCGAGAGCCACCGTGAGTATGTTGTCGCGGAGCCGATTGAGCGGGCAGGATGGCATCTCATGGCAAGGTCGGCTTCATGCGAGGTCGAAGCGATGCACCACCCGACCCGGCCGCTTTACGGAGTGCAGTTCCATCCGGAACGGTCCGGTCCCAATGGTGAGAAGCTGTTCGACAATTTCTACCACCAGATAGTCTTTCCGTTCTCCAAGGGTGCCTACCAGCACCCGCGCGGGCAGTTCTACCGCTGA
- the folE2 gene encoding GTP cyclohydrolase FolE2, producing MEDIRRQPSAGGAPIDKVGVKNLSYPIVLLDKARRKQHTVARISMYVDLPREHRGTYMGRFVEILGRHHSEIDLHKVGTILRDMRKELEADSAHLEMEFPYFVEKTAPVSGARGLMDYRCQVVAELGKRFRLRLGAVVPIATLCPCSKDMVETGAHNQRAEIRVAVEFRGFLWLEDLIDLVEDCGSSEVYSLLKREDEKHLTTLALENPAFVEDVVRKVAKRLDEHPLVTGYEVAVESFESIHHHDAYAYICRFPGTDSIDRTGGGW from the coding sequence ATGGAGGATATACGCAGGCAGCCGAGCGCCGGCGGCGCACCGATTGACAAGGTCGGAGTCAAGAACCTCAGCTACCCGATTGTTCTGCTCGACAAGGCGCGGCGCAAGCAGCACACGGTCGCCCGTATCAGCATGTACGTTGACCTGCCCCGTGAGCACCGCGGGACTTACATGGGCCGGTTCGTGGAGATTCTAGGACGGCATCACAGCGAGATCGACCTGCACAAAGTCGGCACAATCCTTCGTGACATGAGGAAAGAACTCGAGGCCGATTCAGCGCATCTGGAGATGGAGTTTCCATATTTCGTCGAGAAGACGGCGCCGGTGTCGGGTGCGCGCGGACTCATGGATTATCGATGTCAGGTTGTCGCCGAACTGGGCAAGCGGTTCCGACTCCGCCTTGGCGCCGTCGTACCTATCGCGACGTTGTGTCCCTGCTCCAAGGATATGGTCGAGACGGGCGCGCATAACCAGAGGGCAGAAATCCGTGTCGCGGTTGAGTTCAGAGGTTTTCTGTGGCTTGAGGACCTGATTGACCTGGTGGAGGATTGCGGCTCGAGTGAAGTCTACTCGCTGCTTAAGCGTGAGGACGAAAAGCACCTGACGACGCTGGCCCTTGAGAACCCGGCGTTCGTCGAGGACGTAGTCCGAAAGGTGGCGAAGCGGCTCGACGAGCATCCGCTCGTGACCGGTTATGAGGTCGCGGTCGAGAGTTTCGAGTCAATCCACCATCACGATGCGTACGCGTACATTTGTCGTTTCCCGGGAACGGACAGTATCGACAGAACCGGAGGTGGCTGGTGA